A stretch of DNA from Candidatus Eisenbacteria bacterium:
GACAATCGGGGAAGACCACGCTCGCCCGCCAGATCGTCCCGATTGATTCCCCATCCTACTTCGACCTCGAGGACCCGAGAAGCCTCGTGCGCCTCGCCGAGCCGATGACCGCGCTCTCCCCTCTTCGGGGCATCGTCGTGATCGACGAGATCCAGCGCCGCCCCGATCTCTTTCCTGTCCTCCGGGTCCTCTCCGATCGCCGCCCGCTTCCCGCCCGCTTCCTCATTCTAGGGAGCGCGACCCCCGATTTGCTCCGTCAATCGACGGAGACTCTGGCCGGACGCCTGGAGATCGTGACCCTCTCCGGGTTCGGGCTCGGCGAGATTGGGGCGCAGCACTTGCGACGTCATTGGAGGCGAGGTGGCTTTCCTCCCTCCACGCTCGCCCGGTCGGAGAACGATAGCTACGCCTGGCGCGAGCAGTTCATCCGGACCTTCCTCGAGAGAGACCTACCGCAGCTCGGCATCACGATTCCGTCCACGGCGCTCCTTCGTTTCTGGACCATGATCGCCCACAGCCACGGGCGTGTCTGGAACGCGGCCGATCCGGCTCGCTCGCTCGGTGTGAGCCTGCCGACCGTCCGTCGCTATCTGGACCTGCTCGCGGGTCTCTACATGGTCAGACAGCTCCAGCCCTGGCACGCGAACCTCAAGAAAAGACAAGTCAAAGCCCGAAAGGTTTACGTTCGGGATACCGGGCTCCTCCATGTTCTTCTCGGGATTCGAACCGAGCGGGATCTCCTGTCGCATCCGGCCGTCGGGTCCTCGTGGGAAGGCTATGCGATCGAGGAAGTCCTGAAAGCGGCCGAGGTGGACGGCGCATACTTCTGGGCGACGCACACGGGAGCCGAGCTCGATCTCCTCCTCGTCCGCGGCGGGAAGCGCTTCGGTGTCGAGATCAAGTTCCAGGACGCGCCTCATCTCACAAGCTCCATGAGGATCGCGATGGAGGACCTCCGACTCGAGAAGCTGACCGTGCTCTATCCGGGGGATGTACGCTATGATCTCGGAGCGAATGTGAGCGTGATGCCGGTCGCCGACCTCGCAACGGGCGGCGGAGAGGCCCTGACCAACCGGGCCGGGACAAAGAAGAAGCGAAAGAGCGGGGCTTGACCCTGCGGCTCTTCGAGAGAGCGGCAGGGCGGAATCCAATGCGCGGCTACCTCGCCAACACCGATCACGACTGGTTCCGGTTCTTGCGATCGCGGCCGGATCTGGACGAGGTGAACTTCTGGCAGCCGGGGGGTGGGAGCGGTTTTGGTGCGATCCCGCCGGGGGCGCCGTTTTTGTTTAAGCTGAAAGCACCGTACTATGCGATCGGCGGGTTCGGGTTCTTCGCACATGCGTCGAGGTTTCCGGCCTCGCTCGCGTGGGATGCGTTCGGCGATAAGAACGGCGCGCCGACCTTCGAGGAGATGCTCCGGCAGATCCTCCGGTACCGCGAGCGCGGGAAACGCGCTCTCGAGCCGGGCGAGGATCCCACGATCGGCCGTCTCATGGTGAGCGATCCGGTCTTCTTCGC
This window harbors:
- a CDS encoding ATP-binding protein, coding for MIERTEWLRKIRTALRRSRVTALVGPRQSGKTTLARQIVPIDSPSYFDLEDPRSLVRLAEPMTALSPLRGIVVIDEIQRRPDLFPVLRVLSDRRPLPARFLILGSATPDLLRQSTETLAGRLEIVTLSGFGLGEIGAQHLRRHWRRGGFPPSTLARSENDSYAWREQFIRTFLERDLPQLGITIPSTALLRFWTMIAHSHGRVWNAADPARSLGVSLPTVRRYLDLLAGLYMVRQLQPWHANLKKRQVKARKVYVRDTGLLHVLLGIRTERDLLSHPAVGSSWEGYAIEEVLKAAEVDGAYFWATHTGAELDLLLVRGGKRFGVEIKFQDAPHLTSSMRIAMEDLRLEKLTVLYPGDVRYDLGANVSVMPVADLATGGGEALTNRAGTKKKRKSGA